The Xiphophorus couchianus chromosome 18, X_couchianus-1.0, whole genome shotgun sequence DNA window CTGGATAAAGTTTATTCCggaccttttttcttcttcttggaaGTTTTGCTTCTTGTAACTCTGGCTTTGTGTCTGCTTTGATGACGCTTTGAAGACGCTGGACGTGTCTCCTCATCATCTGAATCACTCTGTTCATTCTCGCTTTCAgactctgcaaataaaaaaaaaaccttaagtTCAATCAATCAGCCTAAccaatataataaaattttcctaaatgtgaaaaatgcagGTATTGTATCTGTAAATCTGCCTTTTCCGCTTTCCAAAGTAAGACTCTTGCTCTTTGCATCAATAATTGCACAGGCGACTGCAGTCACATCCCcatcaaagtaaagaaaataagaacttgtcaaaatatttaagttgCATTTCCATTTTGTAGTCTAGAAGCATTAAGAACAGAATATAATGCTAATCTGCATATACAGTTTATATTTCAGCTGCTGTTATAAAACCAATGTTTGCTTGTACCTGCCGTGGATGAGGCAGCTTTGGAGCCGGAGTCGTCCTCTGAGGAGCTTAGACCTGAGCTTCTGCCTCGACTCCGTCTCGCTCTCTCAGGAACAGACACTTTGGCTGAGGTAGATTTTGTTATGGACATTGACTCCGATTTTTCCTGAGTTTTAACAGCGGACTTTTTTTGACTGGTGAGGCAAAAGGGAAGAGAAACATTTAGTAGTTTGACATCCAACTGTTACAGTAACTACAATATGACAAAGACACTAGCACAGCATGGGAAATCCAGCAATTATGTTCTCAGTAGGACTCTCTGCATACTTTGATTCTGCCTTTGTCTCagctttttggtttttatcaTACTTTAGGctacacattttaaaagtctACTTTTTATAAAGCTTTctatttttgagttatttttcagACATTCAAAAGACTATCAAGGGTGCGACTGAAGGTACACATATTTGTTCCGAAAGTCAGCTCTTTTGgttgtgcacacacacatgccaaATAAATACAACGTTGTTTATAATACATGAACACATCCAGGATGTGCAGTAGGTAATGAAAACAGCCCGGACAACACAACGGTctaatgtttgtttattcaataatttagcagaagaaaaggtttttgaacTGAAAATGCTTATGTTGTCAACATATAGTTTGTGATCAAAGTGTGATTAATTACAGATCttgaaattattaatttttttattttaaaattgagtGACACTGCTGGAGTTGAGACAACACAGTTGTACTGCTAAAGCAAATAGAAGAATTTACCAAACCGTGCCTTAGAAATGAATGTGATATTTATACATAAcgcaatgtttttatttttgttattgaaTCATGATTTACATGCCTGTTTAAAATGGGCTCTACAATACAGAAAATGACTGACTGAGGTAggacttaaaaaagaaaaccggTTGTAACAAGACAGTAGTAGAGCACAGCATTCAGAATCCATAGCGTGTCGAATTTATCAGCTAACCACAGACGAGGCAAGGCAAACCTTGTTGTGGCTGAGGACTGATCCTGCTGCTGCATTTTCTTGCGAAACCTCTGACTACGGCGCAGTCGGTCACTGCTTTTGACGGCAGTTTTGTACTCTGATATGATTGTTCTGATCTGCTCCTCGAAGAAGGCAGAGAGTCGCAAGGTCATGCTGTAAATCTAAAAGGAAGCAGAGAGTTAAGGAAAATCACTGACGACTCAGTAAATTTATCTCAACTGTGATGCCAGAAGAGATAAACACTCCCTCCCCAAGCAGCAATTATTGCCTACCTTGGAGCGTTTGTTGGGCGTGTAAGCCTTAGCATTGGCAAATATTAAGCGCGTGTCTTTGCACAGCTCTATAGGGTTTTCATAGCGATCTTCCCCCAGAGTCCTTTTCACTGTGCCAAAGTCCATTGGAGTATCAATAATGTCAAGATAATCCTAAAAACATAAGCAAGACATGACTTAGAAGGCCTTCAAAGCTTAAATTAAAACCTGGAGTTTGGATTTGCAGTCTCGGCTGATGTTCACTTACAGGATAGTTCTCAGGATCCACAGGCTGTCTGAACGGTTCTGAGTCTTCACATTCAAATATATAGTTGACCAGATGCCTACAATGTTCCTTCCAAGAATCTCGGTCTGGCAAGACCTCCACTGAGTGCTGCAGagattaacaaaacaaaacaaaaattgagcATTGTTAAAGACTTTATGATATCTCTAATTTTCTAGAGAAATTAGCTCGGTTCACACCCTTTACCcagaaaatgcaaattttataattatgcccgttttaaaatctgtgaaaagataactgttctctctctttcattttcCTGTTAAGGCAGTTAAAATTTCAATTTATCCAAAAAGTTTTAGAAAAGTGTCTTCTAGTAACTTAAACAGAAATAGTTGGAATTAATTGAAGTCTGTAATTCAGGGTCAGAGTTTTAGAATAGAAAATGATCAGAAACTCTGAACAATGCATTAATGTAAGGATGTGCTGTGTTCTGCATGAAGTCAGtgttagtgtttgtttttcttgtttaccTGACGTAGTCTATGTCCTGAGGATGTGCCTGGTGCTTCCATTTCTTCTTCCTGAAGAGAGCCAGAGTTACAATCAATCAATTCAAAAAACATATTATAGAAATCaagtcaacaataaataaaagtgattcAATTTCAATTCAATGGCTTGCTTTCACCAGGGAATCATCATTCAAAGATGCTGCACCTCTAAGTGAAGCTGGCTGCTTTATCCCGAGCGTGCCGCAACATTAATATAAACAGTCGTTAAAGGTTACAACTTCTCTACCATTTTTGCTTGCAGGGAAGCTAAGGTAATTTTACAAAGTGCTTTTATGAGAAAGACCGTTtctgaaaacacataaaatataaaaactgctCAGGTGGCCACATTGTGCCAAAGCTGCAGCCAACATCAACCCTTTCGAATGAGACCTGATCAAACCTGCAGCATTTCAACatctttgtaaaacaaaagacttgttttgtttttttcactgaacTATTATTCTCGCTTATTATTCTTTGAAGACTTGCCTCATCATCATCGTCCATCTCCTCCACAGCATTGTAGATCTCCAAAATATCTGTGCAGCTTGGGTtactagaaaaacaaaacaagaaaatatgcaaaatatattgAGCCTATAATGTGTCACTAGTTAccattcaaaaaacaaaaacaaaataagaaacaaacaaactgaagaacATGCAATAAATCTTACTTGACAAATTTCTGGAGAACGCTTGAGATGATTTTTGCAGAGTGGGCAATCTTGCTTCTTGGCTCATTGAAAGTGCGGGCGTTATGTGCAATATACCTGGCTTCCCAAACTAATGCAGAGAGGCGCCTGTCAAGCACAGAGGGGGAGCGTATgcagcttaaacctaatttattcagatttcaATAGACTGAAACAGAATAACCGTTGCTGATTATGAGGTGGATGGAGTGAAACAAGACTGGAGGAGCACACCTGTAAAATCTGTTGATGAGCCGCAGTCTGACTGTGCCCAGATCGGTGGGATAGGCGATCACGGTGCAGTAGGTGGGATACTGGATTAAGTCTACCGGACCAGAAAACGGAGCTGCAATCTCTGCattaaaagcacaaagaaaggGAGATTAGTGCAACTACTAAGAAGGCAGCTTAATAAGCCAACAAAGAACAGACACTTCATCTTGTTTGGCATACGCACCGAGAGTAATGAGCTGCTCGATACCGGCGATGATGCGTTCACACTCCTCGTCCCTGCTCCGCTCGCCCCACTCCCCTGGTACAGGTTTGTACATCAGCTCTTTCATCTCCTCCGCTGTCGCAGGGATACCTCCTCCATCTGTGTCAGGGGGCTGGGCTGCAAAGCAACAGCAGAGACGAGATTAGAAATTTGTCATCAGGGGCCACGAGCAAAACAGTGTGAACAGACGACGTTCTGAAAATGCTTGAGCTGGGACTACCATCGTCCTGTATAGGTTCCACGTCCCAGGGACTGAGCTTTTCGGTTTCTCCGTTGTCCCAtctattgaaaacaaaaacattcatgcaGAAATCAACACCATTTAGCAgcatttaaaaagctaaaaatgacaCTTCCAAATCTTCTGCTAGAAGACCACAGAGTTCTGGACAATTACAGACGTTTTCCTGGTTTTCATAATGACATACAATAGTATAATAGAGTcataaaagctgcatcataatATGCAATGttcaaaaatgtaacattataTCTTGAAGCctagattttaagatttttgcaTACAAAAGGTGCCAATGTCATTccacaaaaactattttcttatttccaaaaatgaaCTATTATTACTTTCCCTGCCACTGATTACCCATTAAAAATTTCaaagtaattaattattattatgctttgATTGGACATGACGGCAGTTATTTTTCCCACCTGACTTTGAAGCACTGAAAGAGGCTATCTGGGTATTCCGGCTGGTAGGGCTCCTGACAGACGATGGTCCCAAACCACCAGGCATCGTCGATCACTGAGCGAAACCTGTCATCTACCatagcagaagaaaaacagaagtgaaaattCTGactattttctacatttaacaATTCAACAGTTAATCACATGCATAAATAACCCCACAGTAACTGGTAACATTTACTTCTTGATATGTGTTAAAGTTTGACTTCTTTactgaaataagactaaacaaAATTTGATCGATTTAGAAAAGATTCAACTAAAAGAAGAACTTACTTGGCTGCCAGTTTCGACGGAGCGCCTCGTCATAACTCTGCCTCAACACCAGAAAATCGATCACATCTGGCATGTCGTGGTACCTAGAAACGgtcaaataaaaagacaaaaatattactATGATATTTTGTCATTAGTATTAATCTTTACAATCATACAACTAATATGATGAAATTGAACATGAGCTGCCTACTTGATAGAAAATGATTTGTCTGTGATTTTCTTGGTGCCGTGGTCGATAAGAGTCAGCTTCAGACAGCAGAGCGTTGGAGGGCAAACTTCATATTTAATACCAGTGATTTTCACAAACTCTTGATCCTGGAAAACATGAAGGTTTTCATTTAATCTGCAGTTAATCGGTTCTGTTTAATGAGAACTTGAACAACTTTGACACAATTAGTGGCTTTTTATATGCTGCTCTGAACACAATTTATGGGTTTTACCCGCAGCTCCATTTTTTTCCACGGTTGTTTTTCCAGATTGATGGGATAGAGCTCACTGCGACTCACAGCATCCACATAGGCCTCATGGCCCTGGCGGAAGTAGATCACCTGGGAGAAACACAAGATTTAATGCCTATGAAGACCAACACCATATTATATAAATTTTGTGGTAACTTGTGGTGAAAATAGTAGTGAAAAGCACTTTAAAAGTCTGATACCTCATCGCCCATCTGTGGAACAAAAGGAGACTTCCTGGGAATGACATCGGTGATCCACGCTGACGGCCTGAACTCATTTGACACTTCTCTGTTAATCGATGGTCGGGGCTTTGGACGCTGATTGGAGCACAACAGGTAAACCATTTAGAGACTTCAAGATCTTGTTTTATCCCAATTAAAACAGCGTTGAAGCAAATTAACCTATTTAGATCCCGACAGCAGCAGCGGTAAACTCACCCGGGGTGACTTGGCTTTGGCTTTCTTAgctttctctttgcttttcttcacaggtttttcctcctcctcactttgctgcttctcctcctcttcctcattgtcttcctcatcctcttcctcagagCTGCTAAGTTTGCGCCTCACTCGCTTACGTGAGGACAGCGGAGTGGAGGGCTGCAGGTTTATGCCAGCATCTGCTGTCCAGTCAGAGTACTCGCTGGATGTATGGCTGCCCAATCAGAACATTAAACGGTTTCAATTAGCAACAGCGACCAGAGGGCCTCAGAGAGTCATCTGAGATGACAATGGTCTAAAACTAAAGGAGTTGAAAAAAGTATCCTTCTTCAGTCGGTAGAAATGAGCACAAAGAACCGTACTTAGAGCTGTCACTGTTCCACTCTTCCTCATCATTGGAGGTATCCAGTTCACTGCCATCAAGGTCATTGTCctaggaaaaaaaaggaaaaaggttcaaaataaactgcaactaCAGAGATATGCGTCATATCTACACAAACTGACAGAAAGAGTCACAGTGAATTACCTCAGAGTGAATATCTGAACTAGCCGTCTCCTCGCCTTCTTCACATGAGAACTCAATAAGATCTGAGGAACCTCTGCGGCTGTGAACTCGCTTTGCAGTCGAAGGTTCCTCGTCTGAATCATCCTGAGGACGGACGGGACCGAGTCAGCACCAAGACACACTAACAGATCAACTGCTGCACAGGATAAACCAACTACAACACAATTTCatctcaataaaatgtttgtggcGCATCGGCACATCCATCAGTGTGTAATTAATACACATATTGTGTTTCACTCAGTGATAGAGCTGCTAAAATAAATTGGATGtcagtaatattctaatttatttaattggtcTGTATTACCAAAGAAACATGTcttaattcagaaatgttctgctATGTTCATGGGGAAGACGTCTGACTTAACAGTTGTCCAGTCACAAATGCGGAAGAATCTGAATGTTCACAGAGGAATGTATCCAAGAGTATTCATAGATcattgagtggaagaaaaacgtCTTATAGATGCTGAATAGATGCTTGAGCATCTATTACTACGCAAGGCTAGGCTGGAGGCTCAAGCAAAGTCTGTTCATCACATttatataacaaataaaaatacattaggAGAAAAGCACCAGCTCCCCTCAAAACCCTGCAAGAATAAGAGTCTTAGacgatggatggataaaaaggTTTTACCGTCTGTATATAATAAATCTTAATCTacaaggtttatttttttaaactaataataaaattgCTAAGAAGCTCTTCTTcaaaaaaatggctaaaattgAGACCAAAGCAGCAAACCAACAGCAGACCTACCCGACAGCTGCCATAGATAATCCATCTCTTCTTTGTGTTGTACAGGAAAACCTCCTCATCTCCTCTGGCTGTGCGAACATCTTCCTGGTTCctgaaacattttatacattGGTTATTTcttttgagaacatttatgaTAAAGGTAACAAAAATAGCTACTGACTACCACATAGAAACCAACTTTAACTTATGGATTTcttttgtattaataaaaatttaaaactacagtgatccctcgtttttcgcgggggttacgttccaaaaagaatcCGTGATAAGCGAAATCCGCGAAGTAcgaacctttattttttttaacaattattatacaatgaaatactccataatacatttaaaacaaagaacaaaaccttttttacagggccaagcatttttttaaccaataaaaGTACTCTataaacgtttttctttttttttttttttacaaataactactatactgaaaaataataattttaatcatcaatacaaCGTGAAGGCTTCAAATTGCAGAGATCAGCACCGCCCCACCGCGACCCGagttattggattagaacgggaaagaaattattatgaaaaaaaaatacaaagtgcaGTTGGACAAATAGTATTTCACTGCTCctcctgactccgctctgtcgcatttttgtcttcttaagcaggtgtgttttttttttttagaagaacatagttatcggcaGTTGTTAGGTAAATTGTAAGTGATGAAGTGTTTTGCCCCCACCCCTTAGAGTTGCAGTGTtctctgtgatagggactccgaaagtaataaaaagagaggagcggacaaatgtgttttcagagcggttggagatttgcgACTGGAAACACATCTCtatccgttctcctcgcgagataaaaagaatctaactctcttgtcttttctgtgtttgtttaatttgtctttaataggtgtcaaacctgacagtagttgttgtcgctcttttttcttctgggcaaaaagattcttataaaccgacatgccaccatcgattatgttaaatttggcaagctgttttacgtacaTGTACATATTACCCGCAAAgttattgacacacaggtagagaagaagcggagagactgtttagccaatcagaatgcacgatgcaaatccgcgaagcagcgagaccgtgaaaggtgaaccgcgaaaTAGCGAGGGTTCCCTgtacaaaaattttaatttagccCAAAATATCTTTTATGCCACAGAAGATTATAAAGTCTGTATCCTTGACTAAAGTGGGACTATGAGGTCCTTTACATTTCAAGTTTTACCAACCCCGAGTCACCAAGAAGACCTATCATAAAGTAGCATTTAAATCACGCTCCCATAAAGTCAAAGTCTGGAAATATTTTAGGTTGAATTGTTTCACCTGTAGTTACTAGCTGCCAGTTCAGGAACCACCACCCTGCGCCTCCAAGCCTGCAGGTCTCTTTCTGTGGCCATCTGACTGCGAGGAGCATTTTGGTGCATCTGCCTCACACCCTCCACCTGGCCACTTCGTCTCAGACCCACATTAGGAGGTGACTGCACATCTGCTCGCTCATTCACAGACACTGGATGGAGGGAGgtagaaaacaaaggaaaatccATGAACAAATTTCAAGGAAACGGATATAAAACAATGCAGAGGAATATGGCTGCTACCTCTGCGTGGAGTACTTGGTGCTGGTGCCAACATCTGGCCTTCTGGTCTGGCATCAGGACCTGGTGCTGCTTCTGTCCCGAGCTGGTTCTGCCGGTCCTGTTGTTCCTGCAGCTGTCGGATCGCCTCATCCAGAAGGCTGCTGCGTCTCACTGAAACCTCCTCAGGTTCTGCCGTCTGCTGGCTGATCACCTGCTCCACCACCTCGCCATCGCCTGAAGAGAAAACACAAGGCGATCAAGAATCGTTGTAAATCATATGGGTGCCTTCAGATGAAGCTTATTTGCATTATCAGCAGTTGATTTctcagtgaaaataaaaataaactatatgcTTCGGTAAAATGTTCTCTGTAAAGCTCCAGCCTTACTAGTAGCTACATATCCCAGCTGAGGAACCAGATGCTCGGCAGCGATGTTCTCCCTGCCCGGGACGAGACGCTGGTATCTGGAAACAAGTCGAATGTTTTGtgggaaaaagacaaaaaagaaaaacaaaaaagtggtaTCAGTACAAATGCTCAATCTTTAAATGGAACACAGTAGGGAAGTAAAagctaaaagtgtttttttttcaatctagAACAAGAGGCCTAAAATGTAAGAATGTAGCAACAGAGGGAGCTTCCAGTGTCCATTTGCAACTTAGTGAAAACGGAAGATATGATGCTAAATTTAAATGATTGCCAACTTATCAAGGGATCAACTCTGTAATTGTCTGAAGACAGGTGCTGGACATTTTCCTGTTCCTGATCAGCAAACGACCAGAATGGTTGGAACAAAGTCAGTAAACTTAAAAAAGCCTAGATCGATAGTTTCCATGAGTTTATTGAAAAGCTCATGTTTgacaatttctaaataaatgtcacttATTTAAGTCTCACCGGAGTACAAGTTCATTCCTCCTTGACTGATGCGACTTATACTGTTAAGCGGcttatagtccagaaaataaGATAACAATTTTTGAGTAATATCTTAATACAGGAAAtgtattgtcatttttaaagaacaaaaaaaaaactaccatactaaaatttgcatttggcattgtatttataaaacatgaatttgttcttaatcatttaaatcaaaattaataagATTCATTGTGGACGATCCAGAGAGTTGTGTAGTTGTCCTTTACAGTCTGATACCTGGGTGGATGGGGGTTTCCATCTACATCGACCAAGAACGGAGGGGGCATCAGATGGGGAGCTTGCTGTGTTTGCTCATCCAGCACAAACCCATTGGCATCACGAATCAGCGGCCTGTAATCTGTGTGGAAGAACACCTGGTCTGGCAGCTGTGGAAACCAGGAGAaggattatttaaaaaggaaaaaaaaaaactctttggTTCTTCTCTTTCACTTTAAAGTTTTGtagacattttttccccccccaataACTACTTCCCTCtatcaaacatgtatgaaagatTAGTCTTCTGTGTCAAAAAGATTTATAAATCAGTCATTTTCTCAATCTATTTTTCTTGCCTTTTCGTACGGTTTGGAGCTGCCAAAGCCAAAGATGAGCAGATGGCCGTGCGAGTCTGTGCAGGCAAACCGCTGACCATCAGGAGTGAATTTGCAGTCAAAAACGGCTCCATGACCCTGACCCTCAATCtggaataagaaaaacaaagtacttGAAAGGAGATCACTACAAGTGTATTTTACCCCCtctgagtaaaaaataaaagatgtgtGAATAAACTTGATTAAGAAACAACATTACACTGATGCAAATGGTTGAAAGCTCCAACAAATTATCTACTAAATCAAGAACTCGGCTCTCAGCCTGCCATCATTTGTCACAATTAGCTTCATGGTAGATTATAAATAATTGAATTGCACTGTGTTACTGTTGTCTTTCTCATTCTGTAAGTATGCTATCCTGCATGTGCAGAATCTGTGTGTGTACCATGTTGAAGTAATGCCAGGTGTTTTTTCCTCGTTGTAGATCCCAGATGAAGACGTTCCCGTCGTGGCCAGCAGACAGGATGATCCTGGCATCAAAGGGGTGAGGTTCGAGGACAAACACCTCATCTTCATGGCCCTGAAAACATCGATAGGATTTATTAACATCATTTGAGAATAATAATG harbors:
- the LOC114133561 gene encoding bromodomain and WD repeat-containing protein 1-like isoform X5: MAKSRNISLLESELYYLISRFLTTGPCRRAAEVLASELEEYQLLPGRLDWLGNEHPRTYEDVVAANRHVAPDHLLQICKQIGPLLDKEVPSCVPGVHSLLGSGKQSMLRTAKDCDGVPLKASSYAALHRGRPPERPLNQKQPPHQVKVHRGRELTGVQRFSSISPVSTYEHMRLHRRILGHLSAVYCIAFDRTGLRIFTGSDDCLVKIWSSHDGRLHSTLRGHSAEITDLAVNYENTLIAAGSCDKTIRVWCLRTCAPMAVLQGHSGSITSIQFSPFAKGSKRYILSTGTDATVCFWQWDVNNISFSDRPYKFTERPRPGVQTVCSSFSPGGMFLATGSTDDVIRIYYLGSGSPEKISELHEHTDKVDSIQFCHSGERFVSGSRDGTARIWRLHQRQRWRCILLNMSATLPGAEPTNEEENYFKPKVTMVAWDRHDNTVVTAVNNHLLKVWNSYTGQLLHILKGHEDEVFVLEPHPFDARIILSAGHDGNVFIWDLQRGKNTWHYFNMIEGQGHGAVFDCKFTPDGQRFACTDSHGHLLIFGFGSSKPYEKLPDQVFFHTDYRPLIRDANGFVLDEQTQQAPHLMPPPFLVDVDGNPHPPRYQRLVPGRENIAAEHLVPQLGYVATSDGEVVEQVISQQTAEPEEVSVRRSSLLDEAIRQLQEQQDRQNQLGTEAAPGPDARPEGQMLAPAPSTPRRVSVNERADVQSPPNVGLRRSGQVEGVRQMHQNAPRSQMATERDLQAWRRRVVVPELAASNYRNQEDVRTARGDEEVFLYNTKKRWIIYGSCRDDSDEEPSTAKRVHSRRGSSDLIEFSCEEGEETASSDIHSEDNDLDGSELDTSNDEEEWNSDSSNHTSSEYSDWTADAGINLQPSTPLSSRKRVRRKLSSSEEEDEEDNEEEEEKQQSEEEEKPVKKSKEKAKKAKAKSPRRPKPRPSINREVSNEFRPSAWITDVIPRKSPFVPQMGDEVIYFRQGHEAYVDAVSRSELYPINLEKQPWKKMELRDQEFVKITGIKYEVCPPTLCCLKLTLIDHGTKKITDKSFSIKYHDMPDVIDFLVLRQSYDEALRRNWQPNDRFRSVIDDAWWFGTIVCQEPYQPEYPDSLFQCFKVRWDNGETEKLSPWDVEPIQDDAQPPDTDGGGIPATAEEMKELMYKPVPGEWGERSRDEECERIIAGIEQLITLEIAAPFSGPVDLIQYPTYCTVIAYPTDLGTVRLRLINRFYRRLSALVWEARYIAHNARTFNEPRSKIAHSAKIISSVLQKFVNNPSCTDILEIYNAVEEMDDDDEEEEMEAPGTSSGHRLRQHSVEVLPDRDSWKEHCRHLVNYIFECEDSEPFRQPVDPENYPDYLDIIDTPMDFGTVKRTLGEDRYENPIELCKDTRLIFANAKAYTPNKRSKIYSMTLRLSAFFEEQIRTIISEYKTAVKSSDRLRRSQRFRKKMQQQDQSSATTSSQKKSAVKTQEKSESMSITKSTSAKVSVPERARRSRGRSSGLSSSEDDSGSKAASSTAVACAIIDAKSKSLTLESGKESESENEQSDSDDEETRPASSKRHQSRHKARVTRSKTSKKKKKSC